Proteins from a genomic interval of Beijerinckia indica subsp. indica ATCC 9039:
- the bfr gene encoding bacterioferritin — MKGDEKVLDYLNRSLRSELTSINQYWLHFRVLNNWGFKDLAKKWREESIEEMQHADRFVDRILFLDGFANLQVLDPLKIGQTVEEIIACDLASELEARALYLEAAEYCASVHDRVSKELYDSLLIDEEKHIDFLETQQELIRQLGVQLYSQKHIGELKD; from the coding sequence ATGAAGGGTGACGAAAAAGTCCTCGATTATCTCAATCGCAGCCTGCGGAGCGAATTGACCTCGATCAACCAATATTGGTTGCATTTCCGCGTGTTGAACAATTGGGGCTTCAAGGATCTCGCCAAAAAATGGCGGGAGGAGTCGATCGAGGAAATGCAGCATGCCGACCGTTTCGTCGATCGCATCCTGTTCCTTGACGGATTCGCCAATCTGCAAGTTCTCGATCCGTTGAAGATTGGCCAGACCGTCGAAGAGATTATTGCCTGCGATCTGGCTTCGGAACTTGAAGCGCGCGCGCTTTATCTCGAGGCGGCGGAATATTGCGCCTCGGTTCACGATCGCGTCTCCAAGGAGCTCTATGACTCCCTCCTGATCGACGAGGAAAAACATATCGACTTCCTCGAGACTCAGCAGGAATTGATTCGGCAGCTCGGTGTTCAGCTCTACAGCCAGAAACACATCGGCGAACTCAAGGATTGA